The Bombus fervidus isolate BK054 chromosome 8, iyBomFerv1, whole genome shotgun sequence genome window below encodes:
- the LOC139990087 gene encoding probable phosphorylase b kinase regulatory subunit alpha isoform X2 gives MRSRSNSGVRLDYYQRIVHKIIMKHQNVVTGLFPASPENDHAWVRDNVYCILAVWGLSMAYKKIADADEDRAKTYELEQSCVKLMRGLLMAMMQQKEKVERFKSTQNPYDALHAKYSSVNEQTVVGDTEWGHLQIDAISLYLLILAQMTASGLQIVFNLDEVAFIQNLVFYIESAYCTPDYGIWERGDKTNHGLPELNASSIGMAKAAMEAMNELDLFGARGGPTSVIHVLADEAQKCQAVLQSMLPRESNSKELDSGLLSVISFPAFAVDEPNLIQLTRDAITKKLQGHYGCKRFLRDGYKTPKEDPNRLYYEPWELRMFENIECEWPLFFCYLIVDYCFQGNKEAVADYTKQLEQIMIKAEDGIKLVPELYSVETANVSAEYAEPGSQKRVALGRCPFMWAQSLYILGKLLQEGFLAVGELDPLNRRLCSEKKPDVVVQVVILAEDAEIREKIAQHDIHVQTIAEVAPIEVQPAKVLSHLYTYLGRNKKLGLSGRKSRDVGILSTSKLYSLNDKIFAFTPQNFDAEEYYTTNDAALLANTFTTNLAFLTINWKQMLGRPTITLVATHNHLDQGKIPLAMITTMKKLKSGYINGTRVSLGNLNEFLSTSCITNLSFLGSSEDGRPDKLNPQVQQYLEEHLMRAFPHRTGLLNRPITKTGKNLRRRMSVKGAIKKTRSIAVEPEILGVAGEDRRPSAVLNTNPFIEVTDTTLTPNSTQSAPVDRTPSPTDELLSWTNSPKLHRHRGIGETQYADTEVEELLTMLRETESLEEQGDILQYLVDSQGLYFNTGMVEEGHPVLIKDLLKDLYEKACQQKMWGIVRHTAGMLGKRVEDLAKAVTDLLVRQKQVTVGMPPTNEHTIVAPLPENELRALIHQAYGDDESTAMLTQELLVYLAMFIRTEPQLFLEMLRLRVGLIIQVMATELSRTLICTGEEASEHLLNLSPFEMKNLLHHIISGKEFAISSVGRGNFSVISCKSSKVSKKSQIGGFLSPDQTDGNEVEPDRQGQWLRRRRLDGALNRVPRDFYPRVWQVLERCQGLAIEGRILPQNLTQEMTSGELKFALAVETVLNTIPQPEYRQLVVEALMVLTLVTEYNVATSLGGLIAVEQLVHKANAIFLDDQMKIDGDATLCCAKPKEQRETTAMGNLLCGGAAYVCQHFYDSAPSGSFGTMTYITRAIASLLNCLPKDGDLECSIS, from the exons ATGCGTAGTCGTAGTAATTCTGGTGTCCGTTTGGACTATTACCAACGGattgtacataaaattattatgaaacatCAGAATGTTGTCACAGGGCTTTTCCCTGCTAGTCCAGAAAATGACCATGCATGGGTTCGTGACAATGTATACTGTATTCTCGCTGTTTGGGGTCTTTCAATGGCATATAAAAAGATAGCTGATGCGGATGAAGATAGAGCTAAAACATATGAACTGGAACAAAGCTGCGTAAAATTAATGAGAGGTTTATTGATGGCAATGATgcaacagaaagaaaaagttgaaCGATTTAAGTCCACTCAAAATCCATATGATGCTTTACATGCTAAATACAGTTCTGTTAACGAACAAACTGTTGTGGGTGATACAGAATGGGGTCATCTTCAAATAGATGCCATATCTCTTTATTTGTTAATTCTGGCCCAAATGACTGCATCTGGTTTACAAATTGTTTTCAACTTGGATGAG GTTGCATTCATTCAAAATTTAGTATTCTATATTGAATCAGCTTATTGTACTCCTGATTATGGAATTTGGGAGAGAGGAGATAAAACAAATCATGGATTGCCAGAACTAAATGCTAGCAGTATTGGAATGGCAAAAGCTGCGATGGAAGCAATGAATGAATTGGACTTATTTGGTGCAAGAGGTGGACCTACCTCGGTAATTCATGTATTAGCAGATGAAGCACAAAAATGTCAAGCTGTTCTACAATCTATGTTACCACGTGAATCTAATTCAAAAGAATTAGACAGTGGTTTATTATCTGTTATAAGTTTTCCAGCATTCGCTGTAGATGAAcctaatttaattcaattaacaAGAGATGCTATTACTAAGAAGCTACAGGGTCATTATGGATGTAAGAGATTTTTGAGAGATGGATATAAAACGCCAAAAGAGGATCCTAATAG GCTCTATTATGAACCATGGGAATTACGTAtgtttgaaaatatagaatgcGAATGGCCTTTATTCTTTTGTTACTTAATCGTGGATTATTGTTTCCAAGGCAATAAAGAGGCAGTAGCAGATTATACAAAACAATTAGAACAAATTATGATCAAAGCAGAAGATGGAATAAAGTTAGTACCTGAATTGTATTCTGTAGAAACTGCAAATGTATCGGCAGAATATGCTGAACCAGGTAGCCAAAAGCGTGTTGCATTAGGCAGATGCCCATTTATGTGGGCTCAATCTCTTTACATATTAGGAAAATTATTACAAGAA gGTTTCCTTGCTGTGGGTGAATTGGATCCGTTAAATAGACGTTTGTGTAGCGAGAAAAAGCCAGATGTTGTAGTACAAGTTGTTATTTTAGCAGAAGATGCTGAAATTAGAGAAAAAATAGCTCAACATGATATTCATGTACAAACAATTGCAGAGGTTGCTCCAATTGAAGTGCAACCCGCGAAAGTCCTCAGTCatttgtatacatatttag gtcgaaataaaaaattaggaTTATCTGGACGCAAATCAAGAGACGTAGGAATTTTAAGCACcagtaaattatattctttgaatgataaaatatttgcattcACTCCACAG AACTTTGATGCGGAGGAGTACTACACGACAAATGATGCAGCCCTCCTTGCCAACACTTTTACAACCAACTTGGCCTTCCTCACCATCAACTGGAAGCAAATGCTCGGCAGACCAACTATAACACTTGTTGCTACTCATAATCATCTAG aCCAAGGAAAGATACCATTGGCAATGATAACTACtatgaagaaattaaaaagtggTTATATCAATGGTACAAGAGTTTCATTAGGAAACTTAAATGAGTTTTTAAGTACCTCTTGCATTACAAATCTAAGCTTCTTAGGAAGTTCTGAAGATGGTAGGCCAGATAAATTGAATCCTCAg GTCCAACAATATTTAGAAGAACATCTGATGCGTGCATTCCCACATCGTACAGGTCTTCTGAATAGACCGATAACCAAAACTGGAAAAAATTTAAGACGCAGAATGTCAGTTAAAGGTGCTATAAAGAAAACAAGATCAATTGCTGTAGAAC ctGAAATTCTTGGGGTGGCAGGAGAAGATAGAAGACCTTCTGCTGTTCTAAATACAAATCCATTTATTGAAGTGACAGATACAACGTTAACTCCTAATTCTACGCAGTCGGCTCCTGTGGATCGAACACCGTCCCCTACAGATGAATTATTATCTTGGACGAATTCTCCAAAGTTACATAGACACAGAGGTATAGGTGAAACTCAGTACGCAGATACAGAAGTCGAGGAATTGTTAACCATGCTTCGAGAAACTGAAAGTTTAGAAGAACAAGgagatattttacaatatctt GTTGATTCTCAAGGTCTGTATTTCAATACTGGTATGGTAGAAGAAGGTCATCCAGTTTTGATAAAAGATTTACTGAAAGATCTCTACGAAAAGGCTTGTCAACAAAAAATGTGGGGTATTGTACGCCACACAGCTGGCATGTTAGGAAAACGAGTAGAAGATTTAGCCAAAGCAGTCACTGATTTATTAGTTCGTCAGAAACAAGTTACAGTTGGAATGCCACCAACTAACGAGCACACTATTGTCGCACCATTGCCAGAAAATGAATTACGAGCTTTAATTCATCAAGCGTATGGAGATGATGAATCTACTGCTATGCTAACGCAAGAATTACTTGTTTATTTAGCAATGTTTATTAGAACGGAACCGCAATTGTTTCTTGAGATGCTCAGACTTAGAGTAGGTTTAATTATTCAAGTAATGGCTACTGAATTATCAAGAACTCTAATTTGTACAGGAGAAGAAGCATCCGAGCATTTGCTTAACTTATCGCCattcgaaatgaaaaatctttTACACCATATTATAAGCGGGAAGGAATTTGCTATTAGCAGTG TTGGTCGGGGAAATTTTTCTGTTATCAGTTGCAAATCTAGTAAAGTTAGCAAG AAATCACAAATTGGAGGCTTCTTAAGTCCTGATCAAACTGATGGTAACGAAGTAGAACCAGACCGACAAGGTCAATGGTTACGACGACGAAGGTTGGACGGTGCATTAAACAGAGTGCCGCGAGATTTTTATCCTCGAGTATGGCAAGTACTCGAACGA TGCCAAGGTTTGGCAATCGAAGGTAGAATTCTACCTCAAAATCTTACACAGGAAATGACATCAGGGGAATTAAAATTTGCACTAGCAGTAGAAACTGTATTAAATACTATACCACAACCAGAATATCGTCAGTTAGTAGTCGAAGCTTTAATGGTATTAACTTTAGTAACTGAATATAATGTGGCAACATCTTTGGGAGGACTTATTGCTGTTGAACAGTTAGTTCATAAGGCTAATGCCATCTTTTTAGATGATCag atgAAAATTGATGGTGATGCTACTCTGTGTTGTGCTAAACCAAAAGAGCAACGTGAAACAACCGCAATGGGAAATCTTCTTTGTGGTGGAGCAGCGTATGTTTGTCAACATTTTTATGATAGTGCTCCAAGTGGTAGTTTTGGAACAATGACATACATTACAAGAGCCATAGCCTCGCTATTAAATTGTTTACCAAAGGATGGTGATTTGGAGTGTTCAATATCgtag
- the LOC139990087 gene encoding probable phosphorylase b kinase regulatory subunit alpha isoform X4 produces MRSRSNSGVRLDYYQRIVHKIIMKHQNVVTGLFPASPENDHAWVRDNVYCILAVWGLSMAYKKIADADEDRAKTYELEQSCVKLMRGLLMAMMQQKEKVERFKSTQNPYDALHAKYSSVNEQTVVGDTEWGHLQIDAISLYLLILAQMTASGLQIVFNLDEVAFIQNLVFYIESAYCTPDYGIWERGDKTNHGLPELNASSIGMAKAAMEAMNELDLFGARGGPTSVIHVLADEAQKCQAVLQSMLPRESNSKELDSGLLSVISFPAFAVDEPNLIQLTRDAITKKLQGHYGCKRFLRDGYKTPKEDPNRLYYEPWELRMFENIECEWPLFFCYLIVDYCFQGNKEAVADYTKQLEQIMIKAEDGIKLVPELYSVETANVSAEYAEPGSQKRVALGRCPFMWAQSLYILGKLLQEGFLAVGELDPLNRRLCSEKKPDVVVQVVILAEDAEIREKIAQHDIHVQTIAEVAPIEVQPAKVLSHLYTYLGRNKKLGLSGRKSRDVGILSTSKLYSLNDKIFAFTPQLTDMTRFYIASDYELMIDIFKGEINFLKSSWQNMLGRPLVVMPLKNIHLDQGKIPLAMITTMKKLKSGYINGTRVSLGNLNEFLSTSCITNLSFLGSSEDGRPDKLNPQVQQYLEEHLMRAFPHRTGLLNRPITKTGKNLRRRMSVKGAIKKTRSIAVEHTMVPTILQEPEILGVAGEDRRPSAVLNTNPFIEVTDTTLTPNSTQSAPVDRTPSPTDELLSWTNSPKLHRHRGIGETQYADTEVEELLTMLRETESLEEQGDILQYLVDSQGLYFNTGMVEEGHPVLIKDLLKDLYEKACQQKMWGIVRHTAGMLGKRVEDLAKAVTDLLVRQKQVTVGMPPTNEHTIVAPLPENELRALIHQAYGDDESTAMLTQELLVYLAMFIRTEPQLFLEMLRLRVGLIIQVMATELSRTLICTGEEASEHLLNLSPFEMKNLLHHIISGKEFAISSVGRGNFSVISCKSSKVSKKSQIGGFLSPDQTDGNEVEPDRQGQWLRRRRLDGALNRVPRDFYPRVWQVLERCQGLAIEGRILPQNLTQEMTSGELKFALAVETVLNTIPQPEYRQLVVEALMVLTLVTEYNVATSLGGLIAVEQLVHKANAIFLDDQMKIDGDATLCCAKPKEQRETTAMGNLLCGGAAYVCQHFYDSAPSGSFGTMTYITRAIASLLNCLPKDGDLECSIS; encoded by the exons ATGCGTAGTCGTAGTAATTCTGGTGTCCGTTTGGACTATTACCAACGGattgtacataaaattattatgaaacatCAGAATGTTGTCACAGGGCTTTTCCCTGCTAGTCCAGAAAATGACCATGCATGGGTTCGTGACAATGTATACTGTATTCTCGCTGTTTGGGGTCTTTCAATGGCATATAAAAAGATAGCTGATGCGGATGAAGATAGAGCTAAAACATATGAACTGGAACAAAGCTGCGTAAAATTAATGAGAGGTTTATTGATGGCAATGATgcaacagaaagaaaaagttgaaCGATTTAAGTCCACTCAAAATCCATATGATGCTTTACATGCTAAATACAGTTCTGTTAACGAACAAACTGTTGTGGGTGATACAGAATGGGGTCATCTTCAAATAGATGCCATATCTCTTTATTTGTTAATTCTGGCCCAAATGACTGCATCTGGTTTACAAATTGTTTTCAACTTGGATGAG GTTGCATTCATTCAAAATTTAGTATTCTATATTGAATCAGCTTATTGTACTCCTGATTATGGAATTTGGGAGAGAGGAGATAAAACAAATCATGGATTGCCAGAACTAAATGCTAGCAGTATTGGAATGGCAAAAGCTGCGATGGAAGCAATGAATGAATTGGACTTATTTGGTGCAAGAGGTGGACCTACCTCGGTAATTCATGTATTAGCAGATGAAGCACAAAAATGTCAAGCTGTTCTACAATCTATGTTACCACGTGAATCTAATTCAAAAGAATTAGACAGTGGTTTATTATCTGTTATAAGTTTTCCAGCATTCGCTGTAGATGAAcctaatttaattcaattaacaAGAGATGCTATTACTAAGAAGCTACAGGGTCATTATGGATGTAAGAGATTTTTGAGAGATGGATATAAAACGCCAAAAGAGGATCCTAATAG GCTCTATTATGAACCATGGGAATTACGTAtgtttgaaaatatagaatgcGAATGGCCTTTATTCTTTTGTTACTTAATCGTGGATTATTGTTTCCAAGGCAATAAAGAGGCAGTAGCAGATTATACAAAACAATTAGAACAAATTATGATCAAAGCAGAAGATGGAATAAAGTTAGTACCTGAATTGTATTCTGTAGAAACTGCAAATGTATCGGCAGAATATGCTGAACCAGGTAGCCAAAAGCGTGTTGCATTAGGCAGATGCCCATTTATGTGGGCTCAATCTCTTTACATATTAGGAAAATTATTACAAGAA gGTTTCCTTGCTGTGGGTGAATTGGATCCGTTAAATAGACGTTTGTGTAGCGAGAAAAAGCCAGATGTTGTAGTACAAGTTGTTATTTTAGCAGAAGATGCTGAAATTAGAGAAAAAATAGCTCAACATGATATTCATGTACAAACAATTGCAGAGGTTGCTCCAATTGAAGTGCAACCCGCGAAAGTCCTCAGTCatttgtatacatatttag gtcgaaataaaaaattaggaTTATCTGGACGCAAATCAAGAGACGTAGGAATTTTAAGCACcagtaaattatattctttgaatgataaaatatttgcattcACTCCACAG TTGACAGACATGACCCGCTTCTACATCGCATCGGACTATGAACTCATGATTGACATATTCAAAggcgaaattaatttcttgaaGTCTAGCTGGCAGAACATGTTAGGCCGGCCTCTTGTGGTCATGCCCCTCAAGAACATTCATCTAG aCCAAGGAAAGATACCATTGGCAATGATAACTACtatgaagaaattaaaaagtggTTATATCAATGGTACAAGAGTTTCATTAGGAAACTTAAATGAGTTTTTAAGTACCTCTTGCATTACAAATCTAAGCTTCTTAGGAAGTTCTGAAGATGGTAGGCCAGATAAATTGAATCCTCAg GTCCAACAATATTTAGAAGAACATCTGATGCGTGCATTCCCACATCGTACAGGTCTTCTGAATAGACCGATAACCAAAACTGGAAAAAATTTAAGACGCAGAATGTCAGTTAAAGGTGCTATAAAGAAAACAAGATCAATTGCTGTAGAAC ATACTATGGTTCCTACCATCCTACAAGAAC ctGAAATTCTTGGGGTGGCAGGAGAAGATAGAAGACCTTCTGCTGTTCTAAATACAAATCCATTTATTGAAGTGACAGATACAACGTTAACTCCTAATTCTACGCAGTCGGCTCCTGTGGATCGAACACCGTCCCCTACAGATGAATTATTATCTTGGACGAATTCTCCAAAGTTACATAGACACAGAGGTATAGGTGAAACTCAGTACGCAGATACAGAAGTCGAGGAATTGTTAACCATGCTTCGAGAAACTGAAAGTTTAGAAGAACAAGgagatattttacaatatctt GTTGATTCTCAAGGTCTGTATTTCAATACTGGTATGGTAGAAGAAGGTCATCCAGTTTTGATAAAAGATTTACTGAAAGATCTCTACGAAAAGGCTTGTCAACAAAAAATGTGGGGTATTGTACGCCACACAGCTGGCATGTTAGGAAAACGAGTAGAAGATTTAGCCAAAGCAGTCACTGATTTATTAGTTCGTCAGAAACAAGTTACAGTTGGAATGCCACCAACTAACGAGCACACTATTGTCGCACCATTGCCAGAAAATGAATTACGAGCTTTAATTCATCAAGCGTATGGAGATGATGAATCTACTGCTATGCTAACGCAAGAATTACTTGTTTATTTAGCAATGTTTATTAGAACGGAACCGCAATTGTTTCTTGAGATGCTCAGACTTAGAGTAGGTTTAATTATTCAAGTAATGGCTACTGAATTATCAAGAACTCTAATTTGTACAGGAGAAGAAGCATCCGAGCATTTGCTTAACTTATCGCCattcgaaatgaaaaatctttTACACCATATTATAAGCGGGAAGGAATTTGCTATTAGCAGTG TTGGTCGGGGAAATTTTTCTGTTATCAGTTGCAAATCTAGTAAAGTTAGCAAG AAATCACAAATTGGAGGCTTCTTAAGTCCTGATCAAACTGATGGTAACGAAGTAGAACCAGACCGACAAGGTCAATGGTTACGACGACGAAGGTTGGACGGTGCATTAAACAGAGTGCCGCGAGATTTTTATCCTCGAGTATGGCAAGTACTCGAACGA TGCCAAGGTTTGGCAATCGAAGGTAGAATTCTACCTCAAAATCTTACACAGGAAATGACATCAGGGGAATTAAAATTTGCACTAGCAGTAGAAACTGTATTAAATACTATACCACAACCAGAATATCGTCAGTTAGTAGTCGAAGCTTTAATGGTATTAACTTTAGTAACTGAATATAATGTGGCAACATCTTTGGGAGGACTTATTGCTGTTGAACAGTTAGTTCATAAGGCTAATGCCATCTTTTTAGATGATCag atgAAAATTGATGGTGATGCTACTCTGTGTTGTGCTAAACCAAAAGAGCAACGTGAAACAACCGCAATGGGAAATCTTCTTTGTGGTGGAGCAGCGTATGTTTGTCAACATTTTTATGATAGTGCTCCAAGTGGTAGTTTTGGAACAATGACATACATTACAAGAGCCATAGCCTCGCTATTAAATTGTTTACCAAAGGATGGTGATTTGGAGTGTTCAATATCgtag
- the LOC139990087 gene encoding probable phosphorylase b kinase regulatory subunit alpha isoform X3, which yields MRSRSNSGVRLDYYQRIVHKIIMKHQNVVTGLFPASPENDHAWVRDNVYCILAVWGLSMAYKKIADADEDRAKTYELEQSCVKLMRGLLMAMMQQKEKVERFKSTQNPYDALHAKYSSVNEQTVVGDTEWGHLQIDAISLYLLILAQMTASGLQIVFNLDEVAFIQNLVFYIESAYCTPDYGIWERGDKTNHGLPELNASSIGMAKAAMEAMNELDLFGARGGPTSVIHVLADEAQKCQAVLQSMLPRESNSKELDSGLLSVISFPAFAVDEPNLIQLTRDAITKKLQGHYGCKRFLRDGYKTPKEDPNRLYYEPWELRMFENIECEWPLFFCYLIVDYCFQGNKEAVADYTKQLEQIMIKAEDGIKLVPELYSVETANVSAEYAEPGSQKRVALGRCPFMWAQSLYILGKLLQEGFLAVGELDPLNRRLCSEKKPDVVVQVVILAEDAEIREKIAQHDIHVQTIAEVAPIEVQPAKVLSHLYTYLGRNKKLGLSGRKSRDVGILSTSKLYSLNDKIFAFTPQLTDMTRFYIASDYELMIDIFKGEINFLKSSWQNMLGRPLVVMPLKNIHLDQGKIPLAMITTMKKLKSGYINGTRVSLGNLNEFLSTSCITNLSFLGSSEDGRPDKLNPQVQQYLEEHLMRAFPHRTGLLNRPITKTGKNLRRRMSVKGAIKKTRSIAVELTDTTLTPNSTQSAPVDRTPSPTDELLSWTNSPKLHRHRGIGETQYADTEVEELLTMLRETESLEEQGDILQYLVDSQGLYFNTGMVEEGHPVLIKDLLKDLYEKACQQKMWGIVRHTAGMLGKRVEDLAKAVTDLLVRQKQVTVGMPPTNEHTIVAPLPENELRALIHQAYGDDESTAMLTQELLVYLAMFIRTEPQLFLEMLRLRVGLIIQVMATELSRTLICTGEEASEHLLNLSPFEMKNLLHHIISGKEFAISSVGRGNFSVISCKSSKVSKKSQIGGFLSPDQTDGNEVEPDRQGQWLRRRRLDGALNRVPRDFYPRVWQVLERCQGLAIEGRILPQNLTQEMTSGELKFALAVETVLNTIPQPEYRQLVVEALMVLTLVTEYNVATSLGGLIAVEQLVHKANAIFLDDQMKIDGDATLCCAKPKEQRETTAMGNLLCGGAAYVCQHFYDSAPSGSFGTMTYITRAIASLLNCLPKDGDLECSIS from the exons ATGCGTAGTCGTAGTAATTCTGGTGTCCGTTTGGACTATTACCAACGGattgtacataaaattattatgaaacatCAGAATGTTGTCACAGGGCTTTTCCCTGCTAGTCCAGAAAATGACCATGCATGGGTTCGTGACAATGTATACTGTATTCTCGCTGTTTGGGGTCTTTCAATGGCATATAAAAAGATAGCTGATGCGGATGAAGATAGAGCTAAAACATATGAACTGGAACAAAGCTGCGTAAAATTAATGAGAGGTTTATTGATGGCAATGATgcaacagaaagaaaaagttgaaCGATTTAAGTCCACTCAAAATCCATATGATGCTTTACATGCTAAATACAGTTCTGTTAACGAACAAACTGTTGTGGGTGATACAGAATGGGGTCATCTTCAAATAGATGCCATATCTCTTTATTTGTTAATTCTGGCCCAAATGACTGCATCTGGTTTACAAATTGTTTTCAACTTGGATGAG GTTGCATTCATTCAAAATTTAGTATTCTATATTGAATCAGCTTATTGTACTCCTGATTATGGAATTTGGGAGAGAGGAGATAAAACAAATCATGGATTGCCAGAACTAAATGCTAGCAGTATTGGAATGGCAAAAGCTGCGATGGAAGCAATGAATGAATTGGACTTATTTGGTGCAAGAGGTGGACCTACCTCGGTAATTCATGTATTAGCAGATGAAGCACAAAAATGTCAAGCTGTTCTACAATCTATGTTACCACGTGAATCTAATTCAAAAGAATTAGACAGTGGTTTATTATCTGTTATAAGTTTTCCAGCATTCGCTGTAGATGAAcctaatttaattcaattaacaAGAGATGCTATTACTAAGAAGCTACAGGGTCATTATGGATGTAAGAGATTTTTGAGAGATGGATATAAAACGCCAAAAGAGGATCCTAATAG GCTCTATTATGAACCATGGGAATTACGTAtgtttgaaaatatagaatgcGAATGGCCTTTATTCTTTTGTTACTTAATCGTGGATTATTGTTTCCAAGGCAATAAAGAGGCAGTAGCAGATTATACAAAACAATTAGAACAAATTATGATCAAAGCAGAAGATGGAATAAAGTTAGTACCTGAATTGTATTCTGTAGAAACTGCAAATGTATCGGCAGAATATGCTGAACCAGGTAGCCAAAAGCGTGTTGCATTAGGCAGATGCCCATTTATGTGGGCTCAATCTCTTTACATATTAGGAAAATTATTACAAGAA gGTTTCCTTGCTGTGGGTGAATTGGATCCGTTAAATAGACGTTTGTGTAGCGAGAAAAAGCCAGATGTTGTAGTACAAGTTGTTATTTTAGCAGAAGATGCTGAAATTAGAGAAAAAATAGCTCAACATGATATTCATGTACAAACAATTGCAGAGGTTGCTCCAATTGAAGTGCAACCCGCGAAAGTCCTCAGTCatttgtatacatatttag gtcgaaataaaaaattaggaTTATCTGGACGCAAATCAAGAGACGTAGGAATTTTAAGCACcagtaaattatattctttgaatgataaaatatttgcattcACTCCACAG TTGACAGACATGACCCGCTTCTACATCGCATCGGACTATGAACTCATGATTGACATATTCAAAggcgaaattaatttcttgaaGTCTAGCTGGCAGAACATGTTAGGCCGGCCTCTTGTGGTCATGCCCCTCAAGAACATTCATCTAG aCCAAGGAAAGATACCATTGGCAATGATAACTACtatgaagaaattaaaaagtggTTATATCAATGGTACAAGAGTTTCATTAGGAAACTTAAATGAGTTTTTAAGTACCTCTTGCATTACAAATCTAAGCTTCTTAGGAAGTTCTGAAGATGGTAGGCCAGATAAATTGAATCCTCAg GTCCAACAATATTTAGAAGAACATCTGATGCGTGCATTCCCACATCGTACAGGTCTTCTGAATAGACCGATAACCAAAACTGGAAAAAATTTAAGACGCAGAATGTCAGTTAAAGGTGCTATAAAGAAAACAAGATCAATTGCTGTAGAAC TGACAGATACAACGTTAACTCCTAATTCTACGCAGTCGGCTCCTGTGGATCGAACACCGTCCCCTACAGATGAATTATTATCTTGGACGAATTCTCCAAAGTTACATAGACACAGAGGTATAGGTGAAACTCAGTACGCAGATACAGAAGTCGAGGAATTGTTAACCATGCTTCGAGAAACTGAAAGTTTAGAAGAACAAGgagatattttacaatatctt GTTGATTCTCAAGGTCTGTATTTCAATACTGGTATGGTAGAAGAAGGTCATCCAGTTTTGATAAAAGATTTACTGAAAGATCTCTACGAAAAGGCTTGTCAACAAAAAATGTGGGGTATTGTACGCCACACAGCTGGCATGTTAGGAAAACGAGTAGAAGATTTAGCCAAAGCAGTCACTGATTTATTAGTTCGTCAGAAACAAGTTACAGTTGGAATGCCACCAACTAACGAGCACACTATTGTCGCACCATTGCCAGAAAATGAATTACGAGCTTTAATTCATCAAGCGTATGGAGATGATGAATCTACTGCTATGCTAACGCAAGAATTACTTGTTTATTTAGCAATGTTTATTAGAACGGAACCGCAATTGTTTCTTGAGATGCTCAGACTTAGAGTAGGTTTAATTATTCAAGTAATGGCTACTGAATTATCAAGAACTCTAATTTGTACAGGAGAAGAAGCATCCGAGCATTTGCTTAACTTATCGCCattcgaaatgaaaaatctttTACACCATATTATAAGCGGGAAGGAATTTGCTATTAGCAGTG TTGGTCGGGGAAATTTTTCTGTTATCAGTTGCAAATCTAGTAAAGTTAGCAAG AAATCACAAATTGGAGGCTTCTTAAGTCCTGATCAAACTGATGGTAACGAAGTAGAACCAGACCGACAAGGTCAATGGTTACGACGACGAAGGTTGGACGGTGCATTAAACAGAGTGCCGCGAGATTTTTATCCTCGAGTATGGCAAGTACTCGAACGA TGCCAAGGTTTGGCAATCGAAGGTAGAATTCTACCTCAAAATCTTACACAGGAAATGACATCAGGGGAATTAAAATTTGCACTAGCAGTAGAAACTGTATTAAATACTATACCACAACCAGAATATCGTCAGTTAGTAGTCGAAGCTTTAATGGTATTAACTTTAGTAACTGAATATAATGTGGCAACATCTTTGGGAGGACTTATTGCTGTTGAACAGTTAGTTCATAAGGCTAATGCCATCTTTTTAGATGATCag atgAAAATTGATGGTGATGCTACTCTGTGTTGTGCTAAACCAAAAGAGCAACGTGAAACAACCGCAATGGGAAATCTTCTTTGTGGTGGAGCAGCGTATGTTTGTCAACATTTTTATGATAGTGCTCCAAGTGGTAGTTTTGGAACAATGACATACATTACAAGAGCCATAGCCTCGCTATTAAATTGTTTACCAAAGGATGGTGATTTGGAGTGTTCAATATCgtag